From the Glycine max cultivar Williams 82 chromosome 11, Glycine_max_v4.0, whole genome shotgun sequence genome, the window TAATTCcgttaagaatttttttagttgTGCGTATTGTATTCCGTTAAGAGtatggtttatatttttttactaacaaaattgttttaattaaatgtttatatctatttttcaaatattacacataataattaatagaaCACGGACTAGCAAAGAAGGGTCACGTTTGAGCAGTGAGTAAGAATGAAACGAGCAATGAATTtcgtttacatatataaattgataCACAACACAATTTATATATAGATGAAGAAGCAAATAGTAATTCAGAGGTACATGAGCAGAGCAACTGTTTCAGTACAAATTCGGAGGAAATTCCACTAATATCTGATCTGCAGTACATTATTCATGATGTTATTCtaatcattatttttcatttagtgGCCACTCCAGTCATTCATGCATCTAGCAGCTTCTTTATGTCTTTCTGCAGACATCAACACGAAAAATTTGTTATATTAGTGTTATCTCAAAAGCAAGCATATTGATATTGGTGGCATGCATGGCATCATACAAATGAACCTACCTCAATGCTAAGAGGAGAAGTTGTGGGTGCATAACGGTCAACGACATTTCCATCCTTATCAACAAGGAATTTGGAGAAGTTCCATTTGATACTATCCCCAAAGAGTCCACCTTTGCTTGATTTCAGAAACTTGTACAGTGGAGCAGCATTGTCACCATTCACATCCACCTAATTCAATGAAACAGATCGATGATTCTAAGAATGAGATAAGTGAGAAGAATTAATTAAGGACAGAACCTACGTACCTTGTCGAAAATGGGAAACTCAGCTTTGAAGCGAGTACAAGCAAACTCCACAATCTCTTCATTAGTTCCTGGCTCCTGAGCCCCAAACTGATTGCACGGGAATGCCAGAATTTCAAGTCCTACATAAAAGAATTAGAAAACCGAGTATTTTAGAATTAATGAGATAAAGGGAGACCCTTATCCATGGttgctaaataaatatatataagcgTGCGTGAAGGAACATAGCAGTAACATGAAGATCGAACTAGGATAAAACAAagagctatatatatatatatatatatataattataaagcaTACCTTTCCCTTTGTATTTCTCATACAATTGATTAAGCTCTGTGTAGTTTGAATTAGTCAAGCCGCTGCATCAATCAAATATTGAACATCAAAATAGgaagaaaaagtaaataatcaAGGGCAAAAGTGCATAAagcatataataaattaattagtatgTACCATTGTGAGGCAACATTGACAAGGAGAAGGACCTTTCCTTTGTAATCGGCGAGATTAACATCATTTCCCCTGGCATCCTGCAAACAAACATAATCATTTTGGTCCAAGAGATAGACAAGTGGGAATCATCAATGTGTAAGCAAACATACTTTAACTGTGAAATCGTGAACTGATTTAGTGTTTGATTGGCTAGCCATTCTAATTTCTGAGAGTGAATTTGGAATTGAAAGTGGTAAgataatgaaaatgagaatgatgAGAGTTAAATGCACTCAACAACCGGATAACTTCACTTTTATAGCGTCCTCCCTCCCTCCGCGTCGTGGAGGCTTCACACATGCACACGTAACGTAATTAAGTGAGAAGCGTATAACCAAGTGTCAACACCATTCACCAAATGCTTCTCAAAGGTTACGGACTTACGTTACGTCATTGATAacctttcatatatataataatttgttatcagatgataggataattttttttatcatatactatttactcaaattttattatatatttaatacattttaaaattaaataaaattgatttattatattttaattattatttaaaaataaactaacaaattaaatcTAGTATCATCGTGTATCAGAATATATTTTTCTGGGATAATCCTGAATTAAAATTCAAGTTTGTAaaattactgttttttttttttgttgggtgaGGAGgtagaagaaaaaatgttaaagtgagagatataataaataatgcgatatgaaaaagaaatgcttatatttatatacctattttttttctcattttctgatcttatttaaaattatttttaaagggataattataaattaaaattcaagtttacaaaattattgttttgactactaggaaatgaaaatattgcatttgaataaacatttatacaaataatttatttatttttactgaattataaaaattatttatctaatgttACTATAATCgtttaataaaaactaatgcaattcgttgtaatttttatttaatgattaaaGTTAAGAAAACTACAAAAATTATGCTTCTGTATTCAAGAGTACTACAacgaaatcattttttttttcttattgctATTCCCTCTATATTCTAGAATTAATCTGATTTGGACTGTGTGAAAGCGTCTGCAAGGTTAATATTCGCATCCAGATTGGTCAAGGTAAGTAGAGAACAACAACTTGAGGACCGCAATCCGTAGTTCTACTAGCCTCTAGATTAAGGATCACGagaatgcaatgcaatggtATATTCTCGATGTTCACGCTACAATCCAAACCAAACAAACCCATTAAGTAGAAAAACTTTAGTGGATTTCTTCATTATGCTCTAAGAAAAAAATGTCCACTAAACCAGGAAAAATGAGCTCAGGGACAAATTATGACTTGAAAAAGACTTCCCAATCTTAGTGCTCAGATataatcttaaaagaagaaacaGGTAAAGTACACAATACATTGACATTGAGCGAGTATAATTTAGgtaaattcaatcaattaagtttcctaaaaaaaacaaggaaaaaaaattaacattgttgcactttatattattattacaagTATTGTTAGTGAGTAATTGGGAACAGAGCATCAAgcgcaaaaaataaaataaaatctaaacatTACATAGCATTTTTGAAAgtatcaaacaaataaacagAAGAACAGAGTCAATCCTTGTGTGCTTCATCTAACCTGTTAACCCTCTCAAACAGATTATTCATTGTAATGGCAAATGCATCCTGAAACTTGTCAAGCTCAGCGTTGTAATCCCCATACACCAATCCAGGCAACAGTTCATATGTAATATACCTTCTCATGTTTTCCCTCTCTCTAGAAGAAATGTTGGTTAGCCTCTCCACAACATTCACATTCATTTGTACCACCTCTTTTTTGTCCATAAACACAGAATATTTATCATGATCATGAGGCAAGTGCCAGGGGTATTGGTAATAAGCCGTGAAAGGATCGAAAAGAACCGGAATGCAACCCGATATGAGTGAATCGAAAACCGATTTTCTTGTTGGACTATCCCCTGGAGGCTGCAGACAGAACTCAGACTCCACAAAAAGTTCTATAACTGACTCAGCCTCATCACACTTAACAGAACTACAATTCAGAAAATGGCACTTACCATTACCTAATGAAGCGCATTGGTCAATCAATGTTGACCTTATGTTGTCCTCTGCATCATCCCTTGCTGCTCCAGCAAAACTGACGAGGTTTTTGCGGTTTGATCTAATGATTTTCAGTTGCCATGAGATTATATCATTGTCTGAGTGAGGGTGGAAATTAGTTGGATGAGGGATTCCAATGTCATTCTCATGCCACGGTTGTCGTTCGATCAAGAGCTTAATGGGGTTTTGCATTTTGTCAATCTCTAACAATCTAGTACCCCAAGGAGAGTCACTGCTTCTCCTAAAATCCCACGAAATCTTACCCAACACAAACACATGATCCTTACCCGAATTCCTTTTCCATGTTCCTTGTCTCTCAAGCCACTTAACCAATTCCAGAGACAAGCTGTCTTTCACATCATTCGATACATTCTTGAAATGCCATCGCAAGATATCCAAACCACCATAGAATGGAACATAGAAGAGCTTTGCAACATTTTCATCATAGACCCTGCATGGATGCTTCATGACCCTTGAATGAAATATGAGTTCTAGTGAGTATTGATGAGTCTTATACCACCCTTTGCCAAGCTTGGCTATAGGCTCGCCCAACCCCTCGTTACTTAAATAGCCGCAGAAGTTCTGCCACGGAACCATGTCGCGACATTGACCCACCAAGTCCTTGTTAAACTTGGATGGcaaatcatatacatatattcCTTGAGCATCACAAGTTGCTTGGTTTTTGCTTGACTTTGACCTCCAGGATCGATGGAGCTGCAATTGTTCCTCAACGACCTTAACAGCATTTGCAACTTTGTCATCTCTATCTTTGATATCTACTCTACTACTAGTAGTAACCAGATATGAGATATCTGGAAACTTAGCAGGTTCATTAGTTGCATTACCCTGATCAATTCCAGGAGTAATAATAGAACTACTATTGTTTGTTGTGGAGGTTGGAATTTCCAAGGAGGGGTGAGTGCCTGCAGATAGACAATAGAGGCTGTTGACCTTCCTTGTGGAAAAGCAAACATGAATGATGTTTCCTGTTATTAAGGTGGAGAAGGAGGACCACATGTAGATAAGGATTATTAGGAAGACTAAAGCAGAAATTCTACTAAGAAAGTTGTATACGATGGTAAGGCAAAAGTAAGATTGTTTAGCCTCTGGTTTTCTAGatgattttgatctttttctggATATAGACACTGCCATTTTCTGGTGGGTGAGAACAATGTTAGTATCCCTCATTCCCTCATCTTTGGTTTTTTATATAGTAGAGGAAGAATTAATCAtggttttctcacctaatactTTATCATGCAAGCACGAGGAATTTTTCCtcgattaaataataatgtgcACGTCGAGATGCGCATTGGGCTAAATTATATGTTCGTTGCGGTTGTGCTCCCCGATACAGTGTGTTTACAGATTGGCATATTTTAGTGGTTGACATTCATAATGCAATTAACATTCAACATCTCCGTAACTTAATAAACCGGGCTCATGTACAAaactttttgtaaaaattatctACAAGCAGAGATCCGCATGTGGCAGTGATACTTTTTCAGTTCTAAGTGATCCATTAAACATGGCACACACATCTGTTGAATGGACTCATCcacacattttaaaaattgtgactaaACATCAACATGATGCACGAtgtggaaaaaataataaaggattTCTACTGCTGCTCCTGATTCattataagaagaagaaaaaaatagataggaAACTTGCAGTGGCAAAAAACAATCTGAAAAAGTTGTGAATGTCAAATATTCACATTTTTCGCGGCACGTAAACCGTTCTATCAAAGCTAACTATAAGAAACAAAACTCGTTAATCCCaactttcaaaaataatttcggATTTTTCTATTACCTAGAGACTAACCGTGAATGCttctaattaaaagaaaataaaaaatgagcaGAGGTGTCAGATGAGATTGAGTTGgaagagagaaacaagaagaaaagagagaaggaTTTCCGTGATAGAACTGCACCCGagctaataaaaaatgaattaatcacATGTTACACAGGTCACAGTAGAATATATATTGCACCCGAGCTAATTAACTAACTATAGTACTGCCAATAACAACTCAGTTATTCAGTTTCAATGCCTGTAACAAcaaattaagaaattcattttaactatCTAACTGTAGTTATACTCCATACAAGCCGTATTCTTGAGATATATATGGACTATGTAATGGTGCTGCTTTTCAAAACACCACATTACTTGAATAGCCAGCACTGTGTTAGAAACCTGAGAGAGAGAACATGGAAGCAGCACTGCTCAGCCAAAAAGGGTGTGTTTGAGCGGGGAGAAGGGGTAGCAAAAGCTTAGAAATATAAAAGGGTGTGCGGTGGTGAGTGGTGACCACAATGTTAGGCCATTAGTGTTTACTACTACTGATGCCTACAAACAACAGACACGTATGTATGGTCTCTAATGCTTGATGAAAAAGACAAAGGTTACCCCAGTTTCAGTTTCTGATACGTCCTTTCCGTTTTCCTAGTTCCGTTTCTTTTTATCGTTTTCCAGACTAACATGATAATGGCCTTTTCTTCCTGCAGGCTTCAGCGTTAGGATAAGATTGGAGATTGTAGGAGCGATTCATGCAGCCAGAAAATACGAAGGATTGGTGATTAGTACCATATTTTTTAATGGAACATTTATATACTAGTCCATAAGTTTTATGTGAATCCTGCTAAATAGTGTTCGAGGTTAATCAATAGATTAACCTAAACTTATTTAATGAATGTGGCTATGTACCCTACCAAATGGTTGAGTATATTCACTTTGAATATTTGTTGATTTCTGTCTGCATTTTATAATTGGTGGTCTATCCTAAACATatgcaaaataaatattttatccaatATTATAGAATAAGTTCACACTATAGATATGaacatttataaataaagagCCGTAGCACTTCACTCATTCAAGTTTCTTCacattaaaaaatgatagtGTTAGTATATTTTTGTACATATTCAATACCGTTGTATTGGAAAAGTCGAAATATGTAATTGTAGTAAATCCATTTTATTTCTCATCCTTACTCCAAACACGCAAAGATTTCCTACAATTGCGTGTTGATATATTTCAATCGTTATACCATTTATCATGCAAGCACGTAGTACTTTTTCCGTTGACTGAATAATAATGTGCACGTCGAGATGTGCTTTAATTATGTGTTCGTTGTGCGGTCGTGCTCCCAGATACAATATGTTTGTAGAACGGCATATTTTAGCGGTTGAAGTTCATAATTCAATTAACGTTCATCCTCTGAAAGAGGTGGAAACTAACTGATCATTAGAATCAGGTATATTAAATGTTTGATTTTCTGAAAAGTCAAAACATTGTTGATCTCCATATCACTCTTCTCAACCGTTTTTTCCTAATAGTAAAAAACgaaattaattgaaatgaaACAGGTTTTCATGATAACTAGGTGATAAAAAATTTAGTCTCGATCTGGAATGGATTTCCCAAAATCTATACCGGTTAAGTTCTTGACTCATTTTTACATGTACTAGGTGCAAGTCAAAGCCCAAAACattagaaatagaagaaaaagaattataatcCACATACAAATCTTGAGCTTGCTAGGGAGTATCACAAACTATAGcgttacaaaattaaaacacagcGAATACcagataaaacaataaaaaggagaaaaaaaaactggttTGAAAAATCACTTACCTATAACATGGTATCTGTTCTTGAAGGGAGGCGCCGGAAGAAGTTGACTGGGGTACATGGCAGCCTGTGGCGAAATCTGGGATGCCTCATGATGTAAAACCCTGCCAAACCAGCCACAGCCTGAAAAGGAGTAACATAGAGCACCAACGCAGATAGGAGACTCAATGTAATAAATATGGATGTAGCACGCGGGTCTCTCCAGCTTAACAGTGCCTGAATCCTCTCTCCCTGGCTGGCCAAATCACCAACCACTGTTTGAATCCTTCCAGCCACACTCCTCAAGCGATCGTACCTCATTCTCACTAGGTCCGGGCTACGACTCGTAGGGAATGTGTCAAACTCTTCATCTAACTCATCCGGGTGCACTGCCTCAGCTTGTGAGATTCTTGTGTTCATGTGAGGAGGGTACCTTGGTCTATACCTGAAGTTCCATACCCCTATCAAGAACATGTACAGAAAAATAGTGGGAAGGATCAATTCTGGGAAGCAAACAAGCATGAGAAAGAGCACATGAACCAGCACTGTTGTGATAGGATTCCTCCACATGCAGATATCACCAAACCATTTTCCAACTGCAAACACACCAGAGAAGACAGTCATCAGTCTGAAGAAATTCGCCTTGCTTCTCCGCATGCTCCAAAGGTGGGAGTCCACATCTGACATGTATTCCACCACTTCTTTGCGAAGTGGTGGCTCTGCCCGGCCAAGTCTAGCAGCCACTATGTTCATTGCTTGGTGACGCAGCATGTCTAGCTGCGTCACAGAGAATGGCCTTACGTAGTGCATTTTGGGCAGCAGTGGTCGTGAGTATAGGtaaagcatgtttgcaaaaGAAGTGCATGAAAACCGTATTGCCAAGTGAAGTTCACCCATCTTCTTAACCCCGGTTGGGTGAAGAACCAACAATGGATATGAGTGAGTGTAAATCCTGCCTGTTTCCAGTGTAGAGATGCGAATTCTGACCTTCCCAATTTTCAAGTCCTTTGAAGAACCATTAGCTTTTTCCCCGAGCTGGCTGTTGTCAAATACACCAACTGTAAGAACCGTGGCATGATCAAAAACCTCCCAAGTGTATTGCTCATTGTATTTTGGACACAGATTATCAGCAATGGTCCTTGTTCTGACCCATTTGTGACCATATTTTGCTACACAGTATGTGTCAGATGTGCCCCTACCATCCCTTGTTTTCATTGGATGGAGTCCTACAGCATTCAGCACTCCAAGTTCTAAAACCCCAATTGGTGGCTTCCACAGCTGCTTTGCTGTCGGGCGGAGGTCGCTACTGTAATGAGTTGACTCATCAAGAACATGATATCCTCCATCTAAACATAACCGGAGCTGAATTCTGCTTGAGAACTTTTCTTTCTTCAACTGATCAACATCTATAGCAACTGGCTTTTCCAGGTTGAACCATCTAGAATGAATGATTCTATCATCTGCACGCCTTTCCACGGAGTTCAGTGGTATGATGATCCTCCCAATGATCTCATCTTTTCCTGGACTAACCCGATCTTCAACTGAAATAATTAAATGGTCTTCAAAAGGTTCAGCAGCAACAAACAAAAGATCTTCATTCCAGAGTGCGCTTAGTGTTCGTGCTGGAACTGTCTTTGTTTTCAGCACTTGGTTTCCTATCTGCACCTTGGCATACACATCAGGGAAACGGTTTTTCTCTGTAGGAACCAAGTCTTGCGCCTCCACAACATTGACACGCACGTACCATAACCTTGGTGCATGATAGACCTTTGAACGCATCACTGCAGAGATCGCATGTGTGCTGTCAACAGGAGTGGCGGCATCTGAATGCCATGCATCAGAAAAAGCCTCATCTGCTTGAGTACCAATCCAGACAGCAAGCATCAACTCACCTTTATTCTTCTCTCCTTTCTTGTCCTCAAGGCGGTACCACTCTGGAGCCAAAGGGCTATCTGGTGGTACTCTCAAAGGAACCTCATTGATGTCAAACCTCACAATGCCTACAAAATCATCTTTGATGAGATCCTTGTCCTTGATCACAACATCAAGTACAGATGCTTGCATCCGGTCCTTTGAAAATGCAAACACCTGATTCCATTCAGGACTCTGATTCTTATCGAAGTGTCTGGTAATACCTTTGTAATTTCCAATTCTCACCTCAACAAATGGATCAAGGCTACCAGTAACATCCATAGCAGGAAGCTCACGAGCCTTGACAACTCTGACATACAGAAAGTACATCCTTTCCACAAGATCATATGTACTAGCAGTCTTGTCTTTATGAACAATACGACCACCAACAACTCTTCCCCCACCAAGATATGGACTTGTTTCTTTAAGTGCAAAATCAACTGGTTGTACTGATGTAGCAGTGCGTACTAGTTTCATAGGCTGTGGTTCAGATTTCATTGCATCAGCTTCATACTTTGTTACATAATGAGTATCTGCAAAGCCAGAGGAGTGCTGTTGGTGCTGGTGATGGTTTGTGTTAGGGAGATGATGAAATGTGTGTCTTGACTCAACCTTTTCATTCGGCAAACTGTTTGTCATTGTGCTTGCAGGTGCTCGAACTTCTGAATGTGTTGAGCTTGAATAATTTGTTGGCATGGACTCAACAACAGGAGTTGGAATGGATGATTTTATGGTTGGATCATTAGTGATGTAAACTTTAAGGCCAATCTCTCCTCTTACACGAGAGAAAATACCACGCTTCTCCAATGGATAGTGCAAGACAACTGCATCAGAGTAAGGGACAAAAGAAGTCCCGGTAAGGCTAACCTTGCCAAGAAAAGAAGTGGAGTTAGTAGCTTTGGTGTGGCAGTGGATATAGACATCAAGTGCCATATAGTGAAGATTAGAAGGGTCAGATATATTGAAGTAGAAGCTCTCATTCCAAACTGGGTTAAGATCCCTTTCTTTGATGGTCGTACGGTACTTTTGTCCATCAAAGTAAAGTtccacaaaggcattggatgaaCCTTGCCCATCTTTGGGTAATAGATTGTGAGCACTAACCACATCTACCCCTAACTTGAAGTTGTTCATAATTGAATGTGGCAGTCAGGTTTCTATTTCCAAATGAGATTTTGGCTAGTGGGAACAACTCGATAACTGTAGATACCTACAAAGAGGAATAAAAAAGTTATGACAAAGCAACTGAAATCTCAATGATGGGACAAAGCTGCTTGACTATATGAGTACAAATCTTACATGACTCACTTGATGcataattatgtatattttgCATCTACATTTACACACATAACAAAACATCCAAGAAGGTAATGAGTGTGGCAAATACTATACAAATACAGGGTTGAGCATGCATCTATACAACAAAGGAAGACTATAATAGCGATGAACAACTAGCTAGCAACAAGGATGGACCATTTTCACAATCAACATAATTTGATCAAAGTACGCCAAAATAATTGTACAACTGCAAGTTTATATTCATTAATGCATATTTCCATAAGAAACATAATTAGAACAAGATGCAAGCTGCTACTCTACTGGGAACCTAGTCTATAACTTGATGTTACGGAAAAAAGAGGCAGTTACAATGACTTAATGAGATGTGGGAGTGATGGTATAACAGAGCTTGCATTAGGAGATGAACGCACTGAATATTATGATGCATGATAGTGGATTATTTTGGGGAGAGGAGCTATGTAATGTAACGGCTACTGTTTCATAAAAccaatcaaaaaatatattgaatggGGGAAAAAATCTCAGCGGCAAAGTAACACAAGTTCTACTAAAGGAAACAAATAAGGGAGATACAAAACCGATACATCA encodes:
- the LOC100500036 gene encoding putative glutathione peroxidase, giving the protein MASQSNTKSVHDFTVKDARGNDVNLADYKGKVLLLVNVASQCGLTNSNYTELNQLYEKYKGKGLEILAFPCNQFGAQEPGTNEEIVEFACTRFKAEFPIFDKVDVNGDNAAPLYKFLKSSKGGLFGDSIKWNFSKFLVDKDGNVVDRYAPTTSPLSIEKDIKKLLDA
- the LOC100791094 gene encoding xyloglucan-specific galacturonosyltransferase 1 yields the protein MAVSISRKRSKSSRKPEAKQSYFCLTIVYNFLSRISALVFLIILIYMWSSFSTLITGNIIHVCFSTRKVNSLYCLSAGTHPSLEIPTSTTNNSSSIITPGIDQGNATNEPAKFPDISYLVTTSSRVDIKDRDDKVANAVKVVEEQLQLHRSWRSKSSKNQATCDAQGIYVYDLPSKFNKDLVGQCRDMVPWQNFCGYLSNEGLGEPIAKLGKGWYKTHQYSLELIFHSRVMKHPCRVYDENVAKLFYVPFYGGLDILRWHFKNVSNDVKDSLSLELVKWLERQGTWKRNSGKDHVFVLGKISWDFRRSSDSPWGTRLLEIDKMQNPIKLLIERQPWHENDIGIPHPTNFHPHSDNDIISWQLKIIRSNRKNLVSFAGAARDDAEDNIRSTLIDQCASLGNGKCHFLNCSSVKCDEAESVIELFVESEFCLQPPGDSPTRKSVFDSLISGCIPVLFDPFTAYYQYPWHLPHDHDKYSVFMDKKEVVQMNVNVVERLTNISSRERENMRRYITYELLPGLVYGDYNAELDKFQDAFAITMNNLFERVNRLDEAHKD
- the LOC100777951 gene encoding FT-interacting protein 7; this encodes MNNFKLGVDVVSAHNLLPKDGQGSSNAFVELYFDGQKYRTTIKERDLNPVWNESFYFNISDPSNLHYMALDVYIHCHTKATNSTSFLGKVSLTGTSFVPYSDAVVLHYPLEKRGIFSRVRGEIGLKVYITNDPTIKSSIPTPVVESMPTNYSSSTHSEVRAPASTMTNSLPNEKVESRHTFHHLPNTNHHQHQQHSSGFADTHYVTKYEADAMKSEPQPMKLVRTATSVQPVDFALKETSPYLGGGRVVGGRIVHKDKTASTYDLVERMYFLYVRVVKARELPAMDVTGSLDPFVEVRIGNYKGITRHFDKNQSPEWNQVFAFSKDRMQASVLDVVIKDKDLIKDDFVGIVRFDINEVPLRVPPDSPLAPEWYRLEDKKGEKNKGELMLAVWIGTQADEAFSDAWHSDAATPVDSTHAISAVMRSKVYHAPRLWYVRVNVVEAQDLVPTEKNRFPDVYAKVQIGNQVLKTKTVPARTLSALWNEDLLFVAAEPFEDHLIISVEDRVSPGKDEIIGRIIIPLNSVERRADDRIIHSRWFNLEKPVAIDVDQLKKEKFSSRIQLRLCLDGGYHVLDESTHYSSDLRPTAKQLWKPPIGVLELGVLNAVGLHPMKTRDGRGTSDTYCVAKYGHKWVRTRTIADNLCPKYNEQYTWEVFDHATVLTVGVFDNSQLGEKANGSSKDLKIGKVRIRISTLETGRIYTHSYPLLVLHPTGVKKMGELHLAIRFSCTSFANMLYLYSRPLLPKMHYVRPFSVTQLDMLRHQAMNIVAARLGRAEPPLRKEVVEYMSDVDSHLWSMRRSKANFFRLMTVFSGVFAVGKWFGDICMWRNPITTVLVHVLFLMLVCFPELILPTIFLYMFLIGVWNFRYRPRYPPHMNTRISQAEAVHPDELDEEFDTFPTSRSPDLVRMRYDRLRSVAGRIQTVVGDLASQGERIQALLSWRDPRATSIFITLSLLSALVLYVTPFQAVAGLAGFYIMRHPRFRHRLPCTPVNFFRRLPSRTDTML